One genomic segment of Trichococcus shcherbakoviae includes these proteins:
- a CDS encoding ThuA domain-containing protein, with protein sequence MKVTVWNEYRHEKTDEAVAKVYPKGIHGQIESFLKEAGLDVKTATLDEPEHGLTEAVLAETDVLVWWGHIAHNEVTDEIVNRVHDHVLKGMGLVVLHSAHMSKIFMKLMGTSCDLKWREAEEKERIWVVNPSHPIADGIGEYIELEKEEMYGEHFDVPTPDELIFVGWYEGGNVFRSGMTYRRGNGKIFYFQPGHETYPTYYNKDIQKVIINGIDWCRPSKRAYPAYGNSQALEEIKNGQQPV encoded by the coding sequence ATGAAAGTAACGGTATGGAACGAGTATCGGCATGAAAAAACGGATGAGGCTGTAGCAAAAGTCTATCCCAAGGGAATACACGGGCAAATCGAAAGTTTCTTGAAGGAAGCAGGTTTGGATGTAAAGACAGCTACACTGGACGAACCGGAGCACGGCTTGACGGAAGCGGTCTTAGCAGAAACCGATGTGCTTGTCTGGTGGGGACACATTGCCCATAACGAAGTAACGGATGAAATAGTCAACCGCGTCCATGATCATGTCCTGAAAGGGATGGGGCTGGTTGTTTTGCACTCGGCACATATGTCCAAAATTTTTATGAAATTGATGGGAACGAGTTGCGACCTGAAGTGGCGTGAAGCCGAAGAAAAGGAACGGATTTGGGTAGTGAATCCAAGCCATCCCATAGCTGACGGAATCGGCGAATATATTGAGCTGGAGAAAGAAGAGATGTACGGCGAGCACTTTGATGTGCCGACGCCGGATGAATTGATTTTTGTCGGATGGTATGAAGGCGGAAATGTTTTCCGCAGCGGGATGACTTATAGACGCGGCAACGGGAAGATTTTTTATTTTCAGCCTGGTCATGAGACATACCCGACTTACTACAATAAAGATATCCAAAAAGTCATCATAAACGGAATCGATTGGTGTAGACCGTCAAAGCGGGCGTATCCTGCTTACGGAAACAGCCAAGCGTTGGAAGAAATAAAAAATGGGCAGCAACCCGTATAA